A genome region from Geoanaerobacter pelophilus includes the following:
- a CDS encoding class I SAM-dependent methyltransferase, giving the protein MAKTIAFDRQTAAYDAWFDKNNGLYQAELEALRAFIPSNGHGVEIGVGTGRFAAPLGISVGVEPAQQMAELARQRGIEVLEGVAEALPFDDISFDFVVMVTVVCFLDDITKAFKEAWRILKPGGNLVVGFINRESELGRVYDQKKEQSCFYRDATFYSASEVEKLLINAGFSGVSYRQTLFPGEPTDLSIAEGYDKGGFVVIKVQKAQ; this is encoded by the coding sequence ATGGCTAAGACAATAGCTTTCGACCGACAGACTGCCGCATATGATGCCTGGTTTGATAAAAACAATGGACTCTATCAGGCGGAGCTTGAAGCATTGAGGGCCTTTATCCCCTCTAACGGTCATGGTGTTGAAATCGGTGTCGGCACCGGTCGGTTTGCGGCACCTCTTGGTATTTCGGTTGGCGTTGAGCCAGCTCAACAAATGGCGGAACTGGCACGGCAACGTGGAATCGAGGTTTTGGAAGGTGTAGCAGAAGCCCTTCCGTTTGACGACATCAGCTTTGATTTTGTGGTCATGGTAACGGTTGTCTGCTTTCTCGATGATATTACCAAGGCATTTAAGGAAGCGTGGCGTATCCTCAAACCTGGTGGAAATCTTGTTGTCGGGTTTATCAACAGGGAGAGTGAGTTAGGACGCGTTTATGACCAGAAAAAGGAACAGAGCTGTTTTTATCGTGACGCAACCTTTTATTCGGCAAGCGAAGTGGAGAAGTTGCTTATCAATGCCGGATTTTCGGGAGTCTCATACAGGCAAACTCTATTTCCAGGTGAACCAACCGACTTGAGTATTGCCGAAGGATACGACAAAGGTGGATTCGTGGTCATTAAGGTGCAGAAAGCACAGTAA
- a CDS encoding CGGC domain-containing protein, producing the protein MKVGIIRCQLTEDMCPGSMDFKVAREGTLAFEGTGPVEIIGFISCGGCSGKKAVTRAKMMVDRGAEAIVFASCMKKGTPIGYPCPHFSAIKVAVENKLGSEAKIIDWTH; encoded by the coding sequence ATGAAAGTTGGTATTATTCGTTGTCAGTTGACTGAAGACATGTGCCCAGGAAGTATGGATTTCAAGGTAGCCAGAGAAGGTACATTGGCTTTCGAAGGGACTGGACCGGTCGAAATTATTGGATTTATTTCCTGTGGTGGGTGCTCGGGCAAGAAGGCGGTTACACGGGCCAAGATGATGGTTGACCGTGGAGCAGAGGCCATCGTTTTTGCTTCCTGCATGAAGAAGGGGACTCCCATTGGATACCCTTGCCCGCATTTTTCAGCTATCAAAGTTGCGGTTGAAAATAAACTTGGTTCGGAAGCAAAAATCATCGACTGGACGCACTGA
- a CDS encoding J domain-containing protein produces MTYADLQEALRVLGLGERATMKDIKTRHRELVKRHHPDAGITTEPEIIRQINAAYRILMDYVTEYRFSFAENEFYEQNPEERFRQQFMDFYNK; encoded by the coding sequence ATGACCTATGCAGATTTACAGGAGGCTCTGCGTGTTTTAGGCCTGGGAGAACGGGCTACCATGAAGGATATTAAGACTCGACATCGAGAACTGGTAAAACGCCATCATCCTGATGCCGGAATTACAACCGAGCCGGAAATAATCCGGCAGATAAATGCAGCCTATCGGATATTAATGGACTACGTTACCGAGTACCGCTTTTCATTTGCAGAGAATGAGTTTTATGAGCAAAACCCGGAGGAGCGTTTCAGGCAGCAGTTCATGGATTTTTATAACAAGTAA
- a CDS encoding DUF4405 domain-containing protein produces the protein MEDRPFINRILISLVTAFSFVAMSLSGIAAFIVPQGKVAFWTNWTFLGLSKTQWGNIHITTSVLFLIAGIWHTWYNWTPLMQYLRGVPDRMAVSLRDLAVATLITVFFAVGAVTRTPPLNYILNFNNWVKESWVRTPADDPPFGHAELLSLKGFCKKMYIDTGEALLELRHAGLRVTDENSTVEQIAHMNKMTPASVYQIIKKLERPESIPPAVTIPTPALRQVVPVYNSVTRNRTATPPIIKETSESPRYTGDLVVERFEGKGIGKKSLTVICQELHLDCEKVQQKLKTRNISLKDDESIKEAASRLGMVPIEVLKIILEGELI, from the coding sequence ATGGAAGATCGCCCGTTCATAAATCGCATTCTGATATCGCTGGTCACTGCCTTTAGTTTCGTTGCCATGTCCTTGTCAGGCATTGCCGCGTTCATCGTCCCCCAAGGCAAGGTTGCCTTCTGGACCAACTGGACTTTTCTAGGTCTATCCAAAACCCAGTGGGGTAACATTCATATAACCACCAGTGTCCTGTTTCTGATCGCCGGCATTTGGCATACCTGGTACAACTGGACACCCTTAATGCAGTACTTGCGAGGTGTTCCAGATCGTATGGCAGTCAGTTTGCGTGATCTGGCAGTGGCCACCTTGATAACGGTATTTTTTGCAGTCGGTGCTGTTACGCGAACTCCACCGCTCAACTATATTCTTAATTTCAATAATTGGGTAAAGGAGAGTTGGGTCCGAACGCCGGCGGATGATCCGCCGTTTGGTCATGCCGAGTTGCTTTCACTCAAAGGGTTCTGTAAGAAAATGTACATAGACACCGGAGAAGCGCTGCTTGAATTGCGTCATGCCGGACTGCGGGTAACTGACGAAAACAGTACAGTTGAACAGATTGCACATATGAACAAGATGACACCTGCCAGCGTCTATCAGATAATCAAGAAACTTGAACGCCCTGAATCTATCCCCCCTGCTGTAACCATACCAACGCCGGCATTAAGACAGGTAGTCCCTGTTTATAATTCTGTCACCAGGAACAGGACTGCCACTCCTCCGATTATTAAAGAAACGTCTGAATCCCCTCGTTACACAGGTGATCTTGTGGTAGAACGGTTTGAAGGAAAGGGGATTGGCAAGAAGTCACTCACTGTCATCTGTCAGGAACTGCACCTTGATTGTGAAAAAGTACAGCAAAAACTAAAAACCAGAAATATATCCCTCAAGGATGATGAATCGATAAAAGAAGCCGCATCACGTCTGGGCATGGTCCCGATCGAAGTCCTTAAAATTATCCTTGAAGGTGAACTGATATAA